In one window of Pseudomonadota bacterium DNA:
- a CDS encoding DUF3649 domain-containing protein yields the protein MIGKLTAALIGGSLAASAAAVALALACAGTALERIAAGALVTPVVWVGAMLPALLARSGWIAWQRLALASLALVVAALLVR from the coding sequence GTGATAGGCAAGTTGACAGCGGCGCTTATCGGCGGCTCGCTGGCCGCCTCCGCAGCCGCGGTCGCGCTTGCGCTCGCCTGTGCGGGCACCGCCCTCGAGCGAATCGCGGCCGGCGCGCTGGTGACACCGGTTGTTTGGGTGGGCGCGATGCTGCCAGCGCTGCTTGCCCGAAGCGGCTGGATCGCATGGCAGCGCCTCGCGCTCGCCAGCCTCGCCCTCGTGGTTGCCGCGTTGCTGGTTCGATGA
- a CDS encoding PepSY domain-containing protein, with protein MSSPTRRALYGIHSYAGLVFGVYLFLLCLSGTLVVFRDELRVWGTPALRELHFDGKQSASLDRIVETFSARYELSEPKLFAFRLPSSEHPFYELLLPRAGRGLVHAYAHPLSGEYLGEARVQLGDFLFQLHANLSLRKKLGRYLVGAGGLALMLLVLTGLVLHRTMFRELFTMRWSGARRAVASDGHKAAGTWMLPFHFIIALSGTFLALKDLFVLVPALAIYDGDLRRARAELTEAPIVAQGIQTEMASLDVMLASARNETPELRPTLVVLHEWGDVRARVDLAGSLPGHLLPKNEAVRYRFRGRDGQRVERRHGLHHGPWLRIADAMSPLHYGDFGNRWLRLMYFFGGLCALTLTFTGTLMWLERVQRRLARPRNGQ; from the coding sequence ATGAGCTCGCCGACACGCAGAGCCCTGTACGGCATCCACTCCTACGCTGGCCTCGTATTCGGCGTCTATCTCTTCCTGTTGTGCCTTTCGGGTACGTTGGTCGTGTTTCGCGACGAGCTGCGTGTCTGGGGAACACCCGCCTTGCGCGAGCTGCATTTCGACGGAAAGCAATCCGCATCGTTGGATCGCATCGTCGAAACCTTCAGCGCGCGCTACGAGCTGTCGGAGCCCAAGCTGTTCGCTTTTCGGCTGCCGAGCTCCGAGCACCCCTTCTACGAGCTGCTGCTTCCGCGGGCTGGGCGAGGCCTCGTGCACGCCTACGCCCATCCCCTTTCCGGCGAGTACCTGGGTGAAGCCAGGGTGCAGCTCGGGGATTTCCTGTTTCAGCTGCACGCGAACCTCAGCCTGCGCAAAAAGCTCGGCCGTTACCTCGTGGGCGCCGGCGGACTCGCGTTGATGCTGCTGGTGCTGACGGGCCTGGTACTGCATCGCACCATGTTCCGCGAGCTCTTCACCATGCGCTGGAGCGGGGCTCGCCGGGCCGTAGCCAGCGATGGGCACAAGGCCGCGGGGACCTGGATGCTACCGTTTCACTTCATCATCGCGTTGTCGGGTACTTTTCTGGCTCTCAAGGATCTATTCGTCCTGGTGCCCGCATTGGCGATCTACGACGGGGACTTGAGGCGCGCGCGCGCAGAGCTCACTGAAGCTCCGATCGTGGCTCAGGGAATTCAGACCGAGATGGCCTCGCTCGACGTGATGCTTGCTTCCGCCCGGAACGAAACGCCGGAGCTGAGACCGACCCTCGTTGTCCTGCACGAGTGGGGCGACGTTCGGGCAAGGGTCGACCTGGCCGGTTCACTGCCGGGCCATCTGCTTCCAAAGAACGAAGCCGTTCGCTACCGCTTTCGGGGTCGAGATGGACAGCGCGTAGAGCGCAGGCACGGCCTGCACCACGGGCCGTGGCTGCGCATCGCCGACGCGATGTCGCCGCTGCACTACGGCGATTTCGGCAACCGCTGGCTGCGTCTCATGTACTTCTTTGGTGGGCTGTGCGCTCTGACCTTGACGTTCACAGGGACCTTGATGTGGCTCGAGCGAGTGCAGCGCAGACTCGCCCGACCCCGGAACGGGCAGTGA
- a CDS encoding DUF4143 domain-containing protein, translating into SPNVYFYRDHYGVEVDFVIPVADRLKLIECKWSETPGIPKGFEQLQTLTGAHGIASKTVVVPTRGHRTLGDMSIEDPVDLTTLEH; encoded by the coding sequence TGTCACCCAACGTGTACTTCTATCGCGATCACTACGGTGTCGAGGTCGATTTCGTGATTCCCGTGGCCGATCGCCTGAAGCTCATCGAATGCAAGTGGTCCGAGACGCCGGGCATTCCGAAGGGCTTCGAACAGCTCCAGACGCTCACTGGAGCCCACGGCATCGCCAGCAAAACCGTGGTTGTTCCGACGCGAGGCCATCGAACCCTCGGCGACATGTCGATCGAGGACCCCGTCGACCTAACGACACTCGAGCACTAG